The following coding sequences are from one Methanooceanicella nereidis window:
- a CDS encoding pyridoxamine 5'-phosphate oxidase family protein yields the protein MIVNPEPNRRPMDKDGIRDLLERAETGRLATISPDGTPYIVPVHFVFDGERIYFHCAMKGKKLENILINPSVCFEADELLEIFMNEETPCSNDTFYRSVIAKGLASVVDDNERKLYALGLLMNKHSKSDNTYKFPIRSLDATCIVEITVTEISGKKHER from the coding sequence ATGATCGTAAATCCTGAACCTAACAGGCGCCCCATGGATAAGGATGGCATCCGGGATCTTCTTGAAAGGGCTGAGACAGGCAGGCTGGCGACCATATCTCCGGACGGTACGCCTTACATAGTCCCTGTCCATTTTGTATTTGACGGCGAGCGCATATATTTCCATTGTGCTATGAAAGGTAAAAAGCTGGAGAATATATTAATAAACCCGTCTGTCTGCTTTGAGGCTGACGAACTGCTGGAGATCTTTATGAACGAAGAGACCCCGTGTTCTAACGACACATTTTACAGGAGCGTCATAGCTAAAGGGCTGGCATCCGTCGTGGACGATAATGAAAGGAAGCTTTATGCTCTGGGTTTACTGATGAATAAACATTCAAAGAGTGACAATACCTATAAATTTCCGATAAGATCTCTTGACGCTACCTGTATTGTAGAGATAACTGTTACAGAGATCAGCGGAAAGAAGCATGAGAGATAA
- a CDS encoding TldD/PmbA family protein: MQEFYDIRELNGYTTTIVYDNGEIDEISTHYLSGAAVRALIGGSFGFTTVDDLNRVDEAITSSLSLARRLNKLNPRPKIELAPRPVIKKEVYKVKKDPMNYSLEDKQSILRSIEQAIKENDSGDMIKSTRVNYVESYFHSKYRSSEGMELSYDVSRTGFSATAVAKDGGNLQMGRRSYFNVGGFEIFDQCDPVKLAKESTAEALELLKAKPSPAGRYDVILDPELAGVFIHEAVGHASEADTVMEGDSCLEGQIGNVIGSELVTVHDDPTLLQYGYYPYDSEGIPSRKTTIIEKGVMKAYLNSRETAHRLGGLPGNARAGGLARPVVRMSNTFIDNGDMTKEEVFEGIDGIYLKGSRGGQVNTGEGVFQFNAVMGYIVKNGEITAPIRDVSLSGNTLRTLKSIVRVGDDLKFHSGRCGKAGQGVSVGDGSPHILIKDAVVGGSSE; this comes from the coding sequence ATGCAAGAGTTCTATGACATTAGAGAACTCAACGGTTATACCACCACTATTGTGTATGACAACGGAGAGATCGACGAAATTTCCACTCATTATCTATCCGGGGCGGCTGTCAGGGCCCTCATAGGCGGCTCTTTCGGTTTCACCACGGTGGATGACCTTAACCGGGTGGACGAGGCTATCACTTCTTCTTTATCACTGGCAAGGAGGCTTAACAAGCTTAACCCCCGGCCAAAGATCGAGCTTGCTCCCAGGCCCGTCATAAAAAAAGAGGTCTATAAGGTAAAAAAGGACCCGATGAACTATAGCCTGGAGGATAAGCAGAGCATTCTTCGCTCGATAGAGCAGGCAATTAAGGAAAACGACAGCGGGGACATGATAAAAAGCACCCGCGTCAATTACGTCGAATCTTATTTTCACAGTAAATACCGCTCGTCGGAAGGGATGGAGCTAAGCTATGACGTAAGCCGCACCGGCTTTAGCGCCACGGCCGTTGCCAAAGATGGCGGCAACCTGCAGATGGGCAGGCGCAGTTACTTTAACGTGGGCGGATTTGAGATATTCGACCAGTGCGATCCTGTAAAGCTGGCGAAAGAGTCTACTGCAGAAGCTTTAGAGCTATTGAAGGCAAAGCCTTCCCCGGCAGGGCGCTATGACGTCATCCTTGATCCGGAGCTTGCCGGCGTATTCATACATGAGGCTGTCGGCCATGCGTCCGAAGCAGATACCGTCATGGAAGGCGACTCATGCCTTGAGGGTCAGATCGGGAACGTCATCGGCAGCGAGCTTGTGACAGTGCATGATGACCCGACGCTTTTACAATATGGCTATTATCCTTACGACAGCGAGGGTATACCGTCCCGGAAGACCACGATAATAGAGAAAGGTGTCATGAAAGCCTATCTGAACTCGAGGGAAACGGCACACAGGCTCGGCGGCTTACCCGGAAACGCAAGAGCCGGAGGGCTCGCGAGGCCTGTTGTAAGAATGAGCAATACGTTCATCGATAACGGCGATATGACAAAAGAAGAGGTATTCGAAGGCATCGACGGCATTTACCTTAAGGGCTCCCGCGGCGGCCAGGTTAATACGGGCGAGGGAGTTTTCCAGTTTAACGCCGTGATGGGCTATATCGTAAAGAACGGCGAAATAACGGCGCCCATCAGGGATGTCTCGCTTTCCGGTAATACGCTCAGGACGCTGAAGAGCATAGTCCGTGTAGGGGACGACCTTAAGTTCCACTCCGGCAGATGCGGAAAGGCAGGACAGGGCGTGTCGGTTGGCGACGGCTCACCGCACATACTCATTAAAGACGCGGTCGTCGGAGGGTCTTCGGAATGA
- a CDS encoding TldD/PmbA family protein yields the protein MMNRIKKLVNMAIALGASEAEVYGSVGRNVTVETQHGDIGFAEESMSEGLGIRVIADGAIGYSSSNDPAKYEEAVRAAIACARSRGKDPNLKGLPHPRPYRNVYGIYDREVDEIKLDRCMDIAAGMVEEAKKDRAASVTFGKFSSIVSETMIVNSNGVEVEDKETMVYGYIDVIIKEGDNVSTAFEYDVSRALNLDFSTIGSKASGLARRSLNAEPVESHVTDVLLGPYAFADIIESTLLFSVNSESVQKGRSGLAEKIGQKIAAEGLTIIDDGLLESGLGSSRSDDEGTPSQETVIVNDGILESFLYDNYTAGKENRESTGNGIRNSYTMTPKVGPRNIRFEYPRCDVINETDKGIYVNSIIGAHTANPITGDFSVECRNAFTVEGGALGRPIKSMMISGNIFDLLSRVDGMSREEKVIGAIISPTVKIKGMRITPGA from the coding sequence ATGATGAACAGGATCAAAAAGCTCGTTAACATGGCCATAGCCCTTGGCGCGTCCGAGGCAGAGGTATACGGCTCTGTCGGCAGGAACGTCACTGTGGAGACACAGCATGGAGACATCGGCTTCGCAGAGGAAAGCATGTCGGAAGGGCTGGGTATAAGGGTCATAGCGGACGGCGCTATAGGTTACTCGTCGTCAAACGACCCTGCTAAGTATGAAGAGGCTGTCAGGGCCGCTATAGCATGCGCCAGATCAAGGGGTAAGGACCCCAATCTTAAAGGGCTCCCGCATCCGCGCCCGTACCGGAACGTGTACGGGATATATGACAGAGAGGTCGACGAGATCAAGCTGGACCGGTGCATGGATATCGCGGCAGGCATGGTCGAAGAGGCGAAGAAGGACAGGGCAGCTTCAGTTACCTTTGGCAAGTTCTCGAGCATCGTCTCGGAGACGATGATTGTCAACTCAAACGGCGTGGAGGTCGAGGATAAGGAAACGATGGTCTACGGCTATATCGATGTCATCATTAAAGAAGGGGATAACGTATCCACCGCTTTCGAATATGACGTATCGAGAGCTCTAAACCTTGATTTTTCAACTATCGGCTCAAAGGCTTCCGGGCTTGCGAGAAGGTCGCTTAACGCAGAGCCTGTAGAAAGCCATGTCACAGATGTGCTTCTCGGCCCTTACGCGTTCGCTGATATCATAGAGTCCACACTTTTATTCTCCGTTAATTCGGAGAGCGTCCAGAAGGGAAGATCCGGTCTTGCAGAGAAGATCGGACAGAAGATCGCGGCCGAGGGATTGACGATCATAGACGACGGCCTTCTGGAAAGCGGCCTGGGCAGCTCCAGGTCAGACGACGAAGGTACGCCGTCCCAGGAAACTGTGATCGTTAACGACGGCATACTTGAATCATTCCTTTATGACAACTACACTGCAGGAAAGGAGAACCGGGAATCAACAGGTAACGGCATACGCAACTCGTATACGATGACGCCAAAGGTGGGCCCCAGGAATATACGGTTCGAGTACCCCAGGTGTGACGTCATAAACGAGACAGACAAAGGCATCTACGTTAACTCGATAATCGGTGCGCATACCGCAAACCCGATCACAGGCGACTTCTCCGTCGAGTGCAGGAACGCGTTCACCGTTGAGGGCGGCGCGCTGGGCCGGCCTATAAAGTCCATGATGATAAGCGGTAACATATTTGACCTTCTCTCCAGGGTGGACGGGATGAGCAGGGAAGAAAAGGTCATAGGCGCGATAATATCGCCGACCGTAAAGATAAAGGGCATGCGCATAACTCCCGGAGCATGA
- a CDS encoding methyltransferase domain-containing protein, which translates to MSMDDSKMRRLVFELSGEHETLPKSEIIACIEAYGWHYDIIKSYDQVIIMDTDSDVNALADRLALTHNILEIILDCKNDAEDILKEAQTADIKLKEGETFVVRVNRIKNYGSITADFERKLGAVFWHRGYPVNLTQPDAVLRALITEDRCIFGRLIRAIDRAQYDERAPLKKPFFLPGVLMPRISRAVVNMSRITEGWMLDPFSGTGGTLVEAGLISHDIKVVGCDIQKKMVYGTRKNLRHYGTNYHVIKEDSLNMGIKTGSVDAIVTDFPYGVSTPIAAESLEVFYRNALREMYRALKEGRYTVVICKEPMEKLLKEAGFIVIETHAQRIHKSLTRYISLAKK; encoded by the coding sequence ATGAGCATGGACGACAGTAAGATGAGACGTCTCGTATTCGAGCTTTCAGGCGAGCATGAAACGCTGCCGAAAAGCGAGATCATAGCATGCATTGAGGCTTACGGATGGCATTATGACATCATAAAAAGCTATGACCAGGTGATTATAATGGATACGGATTCGGACGTGAATGCCCTCGCGGACCGTTTAGCGCTCACTCATAACATACTTGAGATCATCCTCGACTGCAAGAATGATGCGGAAGATATCTTAAAAGAAGCTCAAACCGCGGACATAAAGCTAAAAGAAGGAGAAACGTTCGTCGTAAGAGTGAACCGCATCAAGAATTACGGCAGCATAACCGCAGACTTCGAAAGAAAGCTCGGCGCCGTTTTCTGGCACAGGGGATACCCTGTGAATCTCACACAACCCGATGCAGTGCTCAGGGCTTTGATCACCGAAGACCGCTGCATTTTCGGCAGGCTTATAAGAGCGATAGACAGGGCACAGTATGACGAACGGGCCCCGCTGAAGAAACCGTTTTTCTTGCCCGGCGTATTGATGCCCCGTATTTCCAGGGCTGTAGTGAATATGAGCCGCATCACGGAAGGATGGATGCTCGACCCGTTCTCCGGCACCGGAGGAACGCTTGTCGAAGCCGGGCTTATCAGCCATGACATAAAGGTCGTGGGCTGTGACATCCAGAAAAAGATGGTCTACGGCACCAGGAAAAACCTCAGGCACTACGGGACGAACTATCATGTCATCAAAGAGGATTCTTTGAACATGGGGATAAAAACCGGTTCTGTAGACGCGATAGTCACCGACTTCCCATACGGCGTATCCACACCTATAGCCGCCGAATCCCTGGAAGTGTTTTACAGGAATGCGCTCAGGGAAATGTACCGCGCGCTTAAAGAGGGAAGGTATACCGTAGTGATATGTAAGGAGCCTATGGAAAAACTATTAAAAGAAGCGGGATTTATTGTGATAGAGACACACGCCCAGCGCATACATAAAAGCCTGACAAGGTACATATCGCTGGCGAAAAAATAG
- the lonB gene encoding ATP-dependent protease LonB, which produces MSDETKTETVKQDDLCGGLEFNSTSEIEVPTKLIDQVIGQEHAVEVIKKAASQRRHVMMIGTPGTGKSMLAKAMAELLPKEELQDVLIYHNPEDANNPKVRVVPAGKGKQIVNAHKMEAQKNAQLRNLIIVLAMLGILLFAWVYMREQFMWAIIAVLLLLLLLRYVTPKETAITPKLLVSNQGKTTAPFIDGTGAHAGALLGDVRHDPFQSGGLETPSHDRVEAGAIHKSHKGVLFIDEINTLRMESQQHLLTAVQEGKFSITGQSERSSGAMVKTDPVPCDFIMVLAGNLDAMEGMHPALRSRIKGYGYELFMVDSMEDNLENRKKLVRFVAQEVMRDGKIPHFDRGAVMEVIHEAKRRAGRKGHLTLKLRDLGGLVRVAGDIARAEGAQTTTEDHVLKAKRISRSVEQQLADNYLERRKDYRLFKVEGEDVGRVNGLAVIGGDSGIVLPIVAEVTPAMSKSEGHVYATGKLQEIAKEAVQNVSAIIKKFTGHDIASMDVHIQFVGSYEGVEGDSASVSIATAVISALSQIPVDQSVAMTGSLSVRGEVLPIGGATYKIEAAALAGIKTVLIPKSNMGDVLIEDVYKDQIKIIPVTNIGEVLEYALTGKTKQSFVDKIKNFSVDKMGLGIFDKALPH; this is translated from the coding sequence GTGAGTGATGAGACGAAAACGGAAACCGTCAAGCAGGACGACCTGTGCGGTGGCCTTGAGTTCAACTCGACAAGCGAGATCGAGGTCCCGACAAAACTTATAGACCAGGTCATCGGGCAGGAACATGCGGTAGAGGTGATAAAAAAAGCTGCCAGTCAGCGCCGCCATGTCATGATGATCGGTACTCCGGGTACGGGTAAGTCCATGCTTGCGAAAGCAATGGCAGAGCTATTGCCAAAAGAAGAGCTTCAGGACGTTCTTATCTATCATAACCCCGAAGACGCCAACAACCCGAAGGTCAGGGTCGTTCCGGCAGGTAAGGGTAAACAGATCGTGAACGCACATAAGATGGAGGCGCAGAAAAACGCTCAGTTAAGAAATCTTATTATCGTACTCGCAATGCTGGGTATACTATTATTCGCATGGGTATATATGCGCGAGCAATTCATGTGGGCCATCATAGCAGTACTATTATTGTTACTCCTGTTAAGATACGTCACTCCAAAAGAAACGGCGATCACCCCTAAATTACTTGTATCAAATCAAGGAAAGACGACAGCACCCTTCATTGACGGCACAGGCGCACACGCAGGGGCGCTCCTCGGCGATGTCAGGCATGACCCGTTCCAGTCTGGCGGTCTTGAGACCCCGTCACATGACCGTGTTGAAGCAGGGGCTATCCATAAGTCGCATAAGGGTGTACTGTTCATCGATGAGATCAACACTCTCAGGATGGAGAGCCAGCAGCATCTGCTCACGGCAGTACAGGAAGGCAAGTTCTCCATAACAGGGCAGTCTGAGAGATCTTCGGGCGCGATGGTCAAGACCGACCCGGTACCATGTGACTTTATCATGGTGCTTGCGGGCAACCTTGATGCAATGGAAGGCATGCACCCCGCGCTGAGAAGCCGTATAAAGGGCTACGGTTACGAGCTGTTCATGGTGGACTCGATGGAAGACAACCTCGAGAACAGGAAGAAACTCGTAAGGTTCGTGGCGCAGGAGGTCATGAGAGACGGAAAGATCCCTCACTTTGACCGCGGCGCAGTGATGGAGGTCATCCATGAGGCAAAGCGCAGGGCTGGAAGAAAAGGTCATCTTACGTTAAAGCTGAGAGACCTCGGAGGCCTGGTCAGGGTGGCCGGGGACATCGCCCGCGCAGAGGGAGCCCAGACGACGACTGAAGACCATGTGTTGAAAGCAAAGAGGATATCCCGCTCCGTAGAGCAGCAGCTTGCGGACAACTACCTGGAGAGAAGGAAGGATTACAGGCTCTTCAAGGTAGAGGGAGAGGATGTCGGCCGCGTTAACGGGCTGGCAGTCATCGGAGGCGATTCGGGTATAGTATTACCGATAGTCGCCGAGGTCACGCCTGCAATGTCAAAGTCGGAAGGCCATGTTTATGCCACCGGTAAGCTTCAGGAGATCGCAAAGGAAGCTGTCCAGAACGTCAGCGCAATAATCAAGAAATTTACCGGACATGACATAGCCAGTATGGACGTGCACATACAGTTCGTCGGCTCGTATGAAGGCGTAGAGGGCGACAGCGCTTCAGTGTCGATAGCGACAGCGGTCATATCCGCGCTATCACAGATCCCTGTCGACCAGAGTGTGGCCATGACAGGCTCGCTTTCAGTCAGGGGCGAAGTGTTGCCGATAGGCGGTGCTACCTATAAGATAGAGGCGGCAGCGCTGGCAGGCATAAAGACGGTTCTCATACCGAAATCCAACATGGGGGACGTCCTTATCGAAGATGTCTACAAGGACCAGATTAAGATCATCCCGGTGACCAACATAGGCGAAGTCCTCGAATATGCGCTTACCGGCAAGACAAAACAGTCTTTTGTTGACAAGATCAAGAACTTTAGTGTGGATAAAATGGGCCTCGGAATATTCGACAAGGCACTGCCACACTAA
- a CDS encoding winged helix-turn-helix transcriptional regulator, giving the protein MKKPMVFEGIVVALIIVLMFVMLVVVMTSDRVSVEKWGTAGDMPISFMSLAEDGLYAFSDKSVSFLDRNGEVKWIYTVPEGWSLITERNVIYRNRYDCELEKPVPVFDTDNGTLYLYAIKGEKTLVGENITHPLLPYFTSVGEEPERLNKKLIALDVDGNLIWEHGIEEFRDPFDIERIFVKNGRVYFHHLYNETVFDRNGSVIFHIEGVSDPVAVDENDNIFLIKGETRYIYSDGTWQNMSIGEISQPTAKDYALYLEYKVPSDVIESYGPDGRLLWAKDIKEYVEKQYQPIGHIQRQYVSGNIRNRYGSMPVYDHGNVYVFTDHGIYALNTNGTLEWKKSFYPQYIFLLDAMPFDMDGNIYFKKSYDKINTYYPAIEMISSDGKEISSSRLYVSDLITMPGEDVAFNNDSLGGKDGIIYLANYDFTDSDGSEDLVTVKITAYDLKNDSVSWAFKMPVYGKKIATFDFTTGHDLFSNDISSGHFWEKCFPENVTKFWAVTANAIPGDDVVYIHMNSLSGEWPLVPGKSEIAYSTGMAAVGMDGRMIWYRSIGSPLGYAVVNNSTIYYNMQNEGKIFASSINLAAGVTIAALFYVFIRFFFIGAVSRARDRLGKNENRNLILDYIIKNPGSTLSDMSSGLNMNLGTVRYHLMILSINHRIVTHRADSKYVRYFKNSDSYTDEEQMIASLLKRYKMKKILELIIKHPGISNAEISRAMDISESAVSKSMKVLYTKELVAKMPLEGNATSYILNEKYKEKISSMIESSNSE; this is encoded by the coding sequence ATGAAGAAGCCTATGGTATTCGAGGGCATCGTTGTCGCGTTAATTATAGTGCTCATGTTCGTCATGTTAGTGGTAGTGATGACGAGTGACCGGGTATCAGTCGAGAAGTGGGGTACGGCCGGTGATATGCCCATATCGTTCATGTCGCTTGCAGAAGACGGGCTTTATGCTTTTAGTGACAAAAGCGTCAGCTTCCTGGACAGAAACGGCGAAGTCAAATGGATCTACACAGTTCCCGAAGGATGGTCATTGATAACCGAAAGGAATGTCATATACAGAAATAGGTATGATTGCGAACTTGAAAAGCCCGTTCCTGTATTTGACACGGATAACGGGACGCTTTACCTGTATGCCATAAAAGGTGAAAAGACCCTGGTGGGAGAAAACATCACGCATCCATTATTACCCTATTTTACTTCGGTAGGAGAGGAGCCTGAACGGTTAAACAAGAAACTCATAGCTCTTGATGTTGATGGTAACTTGATCTGGGAACACGGCATAGAAGAATTTAGAGACCCATTCGACATCGAGAGAATATTTGTTAAGAACGGCAGGGTATACTTCCATCACTTATATAACGAAACGGTTTTTGACCGTAACGGTTCGGTCATATTCCACATAGAAGGGGTTTCCGACCCTGTTGCCGTTGATGAGAATGACAATATCTTCCTGATAAAAGGCGAGACACGATACATTTATAGCGACGGCACATGGCAAAATATGTCTATAGGGGAAATCTCTCAACCAACGGCTAAGGATTACGCCCTGTATCTTGAATACAAAGTACCTTCCGACGTCATAGAGTCATACGGGCCGGATGGCAGACTATTATGGGCTAAGGACATCAAGGAATACGTTGAAAAACAGTATCAACCTATAGGGCATATACAAAGGCAGTACGTCAGCGGTAATATAAGAAACAGGTATGGCAGCATGCCGGTATATGACCATGGCAATGTCTATGTCTTTACCGATCACGGGATCTATGCCCTGAATACTAATGGCACCCTGGAATGGAAGAAGTCATTTTACCCGCAATACATCTTTTTACTCGATGCTATGCCATTTGATATGGACGGTAATATATACTTTAAAAAATCCTATGACAAAATCAATACTTACTATCCTGCTATAGAAATGATATCGTCCGACGGAAAGGAAATCTCTTCTTCCAGACTGTATGTCTCAGATTTAATTACCATGCCAGGAGAAGACGTTGCTTTTAATAATGATTCCCTGGGGGGCAAAGACGGTATTATCTATCTGGCTAATTATGATTTCACGGATAGCGATGGCAGTGAAGATTTAGTTACTGTAAAGATAACTGCATATGACCTTAAGAATGACAGCGTATCGTGGGCTTTCAAAATGCCTGTCTATGGAAAAAAGATCGCCACATTCGATTTTACGACCGGACACGACTTATTCTCAAATGATATCTCAAGCGGCCATTTCTGGGAGAAATGCTTCCCTGAAAACGTAACAAAGTTTTGGGCTGTTACAGCGAACGCTATACCCGGCGACGATGTAGTCTATATCCATATGAATTCATTATCGGGAGAGTGGCCGCTGGTTCCCGGTAAGTCTGAGATCGCATACTCGACCGGGATGGCTGCGGTCGGTATGGATGGCAGGATGATATGGTACAGGTCGATAGGATCGCCCCTAGGATATGCTGTTGTGAATAATAGTACGATATACTACAACATGCAAAACGAGGGAAAAATATTCGCTTCGAGTATTAACCTGGCGGCAGGGGTCACCATTGCCGCTCTTTTTTACGTTTTTATTCGTTTCTTTTTCATAGGCGCTGTTTCACGTGCCAGGGACAGGCTTGGAAAGAATGAGAACCGTAATCTTATCCTGGATTATATCATAAAGAATCCTGGTTCAACGTTAAGCGATATGTCAAGCGGGCTTAACATGAACCTTGGTACGGTTCGTTATCATCTGATGATACTTTCTATCAATCACCGGATAGTTACTCACCGGGCAGATTCAAAATACGTGAGATACTTCAAGAACTCTGATTCGTATACTGACGAAGAGCAAATGATAGCCTCACTCTTAAAAAGATATAAAATGAAAAAGATACTCGAATTAATAATTAAGCACCCCGGAATATCCAATGCAGAGATCTCTCGTGCTATGGATATTTCCGAAAGCGCCGTGAGTAAGTCAATGAAAGTCCTGTATACAAAAGAACTGGTAGCTAAAATGCCTCTTGAAGGAAATGCTACCTCTTATATTCTAAATGAAAAGTATAAGGAAAAAATATCAAGTATGATAGAAAGCTCAAATAGCGAATAA
- a CDS encoding PFL family protein codes for MIYSIDEILETVRMIQAQHLDIRTVTMGINLRGCIDKDIDKMCENIYETITTRAEKLVPEAKAVEAKFGIPIVNKRISVTPIAQLIDTPLADAEEEEAIDGAVKVAKTLDSSAKKLGIDFIGGYSSLVSKGFTMGDTILINSIPYALTSTDRVCGSVNVATTKSGINMDAILLMGHVIKKTAAIDPLGCAKLVVFSNAPPDNPFMAGAFHGPGEPETVINVGISGPGVVRSVLTQLEDADLGELAETIKRTSFKITRMGELVGREMAQRLNVEFGIVDLSLAPTPAEGDSVANILEVMGLERCGTHGTTAALALLTDAVKKGGAMATSYTGGLSGAFIPVSEDAGMVEALKLGAINIDKLEAMTSVCSVGLDMVVVPGDTAPETISAIIADECAIGMVNNKTTGVRIIPAGKEGEYVEFGGLLGGSPVMPLNKFSSSKFVRRGGRIPAPIQSFRN; via the coding sequence ATGATATACTCAATAGACGAGATACTTGAGACGGTCCGGATGATCCAGGCCCAGCACCTGGATATTCGTACCGTGACGATGGGCATTAACCTGAGGGGATGCATCGATAAAGACATCGATAAGATGTGTGAAAATATTTATGAGACGATCACCACCCGTGCAGAAAAGCTTGTCCCGGAGGCAAAAGCCGTTGAGGCAAAGTTCGGCATCCCTATCGTCAATAAGCGCATCTCGGTGACACCCATCGCCCAGCTTATAGACACCCCTCTGGCCGACGCCGAAGAGGAAGAGGCGATAGACGGAGCGGTGAAAGTCGCTAAAACACTGGATTCATCGGCTAAAAAACTTGGGATCGATTTTATCGGAGGATATTCGTCGCTCGTCTCAAAAGGCTTCACTATGGGTGACACCATCCTCATTAACTCTATACCATATGCGCTAACTTCCACGGACAGGGTATGCGGCTCGGTTAACGTGGCGACCACGAAGAGTGGCATCAACATGGACGCCATACTCCTGATGGGCCATGTGATCAAAAAGACGGCGGCAATAGATCCGCTGGGCTGTGCCAAGCTTGTTGTATTCTCAAACGCCCCGCCTGACAACCCGTTCATGGCAGGCGCTTTCCACGGCCCGGGAGAGCCGGAGACCGTGATCAACGTCGGCATATCCGGTCCGGGTGTCGTGCGGTCGGTATTGACGCAGCTGGAGGACGCGGACCTCGGAGAGCTTGCGGAGACTATCAAGAGGACATCGTTCAAGATAACTCGCATGGGAGAGCTTGTCGGCAGAGAGATGGCGCAGAGGCTTAACGTCGAATTCGGCATAGTGGACCTGTCGCTGGCACCAACCCCGGCAGAAGGCGATTCGGTCGCCAATATCCTTGAGGTCATGGGCCTTGAGAGATGCGGCACTCACGGCACGACTGCAGCTCTGGCTTTATTGACAGACGCGGTCAAGAAAGGCGGCGCCATGGCTACTTCGTACACTGGCGGACTGTCCGGAGCTTTCATACCGGTCAGCGAGGACGCCGGAATGGTCGAAGCCTTGAAGCTGGGAGCGATAAACATCGACAAGCTGGAGGCCATGACAAGCGTATGCTCTGTCGGGCTTGACATGGTCGTAGTTCCGGGTGATACCGCACCTGAGACAATATCGGCGATCATCGCAGACGAGTGTGCAATAGGCATGGTGAACAATAAGACTACAGGAGTACGTATCATACCGGCAGGAAAAGAGGGCGAGTACGTTGAATTCGGAGGCCTTTTGGGTGGAAGCCCTGTCATGCCCCTGAACAAGTTCTCATCTTCAAAATTCGTGCGCCGCGGCGGAAGGATACCGGCGCCGATACAGAGCTTTAGGAACTGA
- a CDS encoding PUA domain-containing protein, with protein MMLKRVRVIADYQFGKGAGEALFPDNVKFILSRTGRVRQIIDGDKRVATVRANDGFLILSTYGGQKLKEVLPFPQKRVIMNDDAAPFVAKGKTAFAKFVLDCDPEIRALEEVLLVDKDDNLLGTGQARLSAQEMKDFNKGTAVIVRYGVKGKEMGEEPSE; from the coding sequence ATGATGTTGAAGAGAGTGCGAGTCATAGCTGACTACCAGTTCGGAAAAGGCGCAGGAGAAGCCTTATTCCCTGATAACGTTAAGTTCATTTTATCCAGGACCGGCCGCGTAAGGCAGATAATTGACGGCGATAAGCGTGTCGCCACCGTAAGGGCAAACGACGGATTTCTGATCCTGAGCACATATGGCGGGCAAAAACTAAAAGAGGTCCTGCCATTCCCGCAAAAGCGCGTCATCATGAACGACGACGCAGCGCCTTTCGTAGCAAAGGGTAAGACGGCATTCGCAAAGTTCGTTCTTGACTGCGACCCGGAGATCAGGGCGCTGGAAGAGGTTCTTTTAGTGGATAAAGATGATAATCTGCTTGGGACCGGGCAGGCCCGGCTTTCCGCGCAGGAAATGAAGGACTTTAACAAGGGCACTGCTGTTATCGTAAGATACGGCGTCAAAGGAAAAGAGATGGGCGAAGAGCCATCTGAATAA
- a CDS encoding ACT domain-containing protein, with translation MQKERAVITVNGIDHPGIIAAVTKALADLDVNIEDLSQTIVQGLFTMILIADITDHDLAKLQDRMAEVGREQGVQIAVQHENIFKYMHRV, from the coding sequence ATGCAAAAAGAAAGAGCAGTTATAACCGTGAACGGTATAGATCACCCGGGAATCATAGCAGCCGTAACTAAGGCGCTAGCAGACCTCGACGTTAACATCGAGGACTTAAGCCAGACCATTGTGCAGGGCCTGTTCACCATGATCCTCATAGCCGACATAACCGACCACGACCTGGCAAAGCTCCAGGACAGGATGGCCGAGGTCGGCAGAGAGCAGGGAGTCCAGATCGCCGTACAGCATGAAAACATTTTCAAGTACATGCACAGGGTGTAA